A window of the Pseudomonas gozinkensis genome harbors these coding sequences:
- a CDS encoding SpoVR family protein, with protein sequence MTAKTAKEQKRQPISTGSEWTFELIQTYDREIARIAAGYALDTYPNQIEVITAEQMMDAYASVGMPLGYHHWSYGKHFLSTEKSYSRGQMGLAYEIVINSDPCIAYLMEENTICMQALVVAHACYGHNSFFKGNYLFRTWTDASSIIDYLVFAKQYIMQCEERHGIDAVEDLLDSCHALMNYGVDRYKRPYPISAEEERRRQKDREEHLQKQINDLWRTIPKGADKYSDKDNARFPAEPQENILYFIEKHAPLLEPWQREIVRIVRKIAQYFYPQRQTQVMNEGWATFWHYTLMNDLYDEGLVTDGFMMEFLTSHTSVVFQPGFDSPYYNGINPYALGFAMYRDIRRMCEEPTEEDRRWFPEIAGSDWLSTIKFAMSSFKDESFILQYLSPKVIRDLKLFSILDDDQKDDLLVPAIHDEGGYRIIRETLAAQYNLGNREPNVQIYSIDRRGDRSLTLRHQQHDRKPLGDSTEEVLKHLHRLWGFDIHLETLQGDQIMKTHHVPPRSEHNEGDYGRLDLAVIHL encoded by the coding sequence ATGACCGCCAAGACCGCCAAAGAGCAGAAGCGCCAACCCATTTCCACCGGCTCGGAATGGACATTCGAGCTGATCCAGACGTACGACCGCGAAATCGCCCGTATCGCGGCCGGCTATGCCCTGGATACCTACCCCAACCAGATCGAAGTGATCACCGCCGAACAAATGATGGACGCCTACGCTTCGGTCGGCATGCCGCTGGGCTATCACCATTGGTCCTACGGCAAACACTTCCTCAGCACCGAGAAATCCTACAGCCGCGGGCAGATGGGGCTGGCGTACGAGATCGTGATCAACTCGGACCCGTGCATCGCGTACCTGATGGAAGAAAACACCATCTGCATGCAGGCACTGGTGGTTGCGCACGCGTGCTATGGCCACAACAGCTTCTTCAAGGGCAACTACCTGTTTCGCACCTGGACCGACGCCAGCTCGATCATCGACTACCTGGTGTTCGCCAAGCAGTACATCATGCAGTGCGAGGAGCGCCACGGGATTGATGCCGTGGAGGATCTGCTGGACTCCTGCCACGCCCTGATGAACTACGGTGTCGACCGCTACAAACGTCCGTACCCGATTTCCGCCGAGGAAGAGCGACGTCGGCAGAAGGATCGCGAAGAACACCTGCAGAAGCAGATCAACGACCTGTGGCGCACCATTCCCAAAGGCGCTGACAAGTACAGCGACAAGGACAACGCACGCTTCCCGGCCGAACCGCAGGAGAACATCCTGTATTTCATCGAGAAACACGCCCCGCTACTGGAGCCCTGGCAACGGGAGATCGTGCGGATCGTGCGCAAGATCGCCCAGTATTTCTATCCACAGCGCCAGACCCAGGTGATGAACGAAGGCTGGGCGACGTTCTGGCACTACACGTTGATGAACGACCTGTACGACGAAGGCCTGGTGACCGACGGCTTCATGATGGAGTTCCTGACGTCCCACACCAGCGTGGTGTTCCAGCCGGGGTTCGACAGCCCTTATTACAACGGCATCAACCCGTATGCGCTGGGCTTTGCGATGTATCGCGACATCAGGCGCATGTGCGAAGAACCCACGGAGGAAGACCGCCGCTGGTTCCCGGAAATCGCCGGCAGCGACTGGCTGTCGACCATCAAGTTCGCCATGAGCAGCTTCAAGGATGAGAGTTTCATCCTGCAGTACCTGTCACCCAAGGTGATCCGCGACCTCAAGCTGTTCAGCATTCTCGATGATGATCAGAAGGACGACCTGCTGGTGCCCGCGATCCATGACGAGGGCGGCTACCGGATCATTCGCGAAACGCTCGCAGCGCAATACAACCTGGGCAACCGCGAACCGAACGTGCAGATCTACAGCATCGACCGCCGCGGCGATCGCTCGCTGACCCTGCGCCACCAGCAACACGACCGCAAACCGCTGGGCGATTCCACCGAGGAGGTCCTAAAACACCTGCACCGGCTGTGGGGCTTCGACATTCATCTGGAGACCCTGCAGGGCGACCAGATCATGAAGACCCATCATGTTCCGCCCCGCAGCGAACACAACGAGGGGGATTACGGTCGACTCGACCTGGCCGTCATTCATCTTTGA